A region of the Hyperolius riggenbachi isolate aHypRig1 chromosome 9, aHypRig1.pri, whole genome shotgun sequence genome:
CTGCTTTATTTCTGTCACAGCAGGCCTAAAACAACATAGCAGCTTTGTATTTATAGATTACGCTCATAGCATAATATACTTaagtaatatttatttattaaacgCATCCCAGTGGTCTCTGCCTAGGCAACATTTTTCACTCCCAGGGGCATTGTGGGAGAGTGATGTCATCTGTAGTATGTAGGTGACACCTACAGAGTCACGGAGCATATCCATGTGGTGCATGATACTATCCCAAACCTACCTTCTGGACCATTAGATGTTGTTCAGCGAGGTCTTTTGAACAAATTAGATTTTTAATCTTGTCCAATGCACTGCAGGTCCTCTTTCTCCACACAGCTACTGTAGAATCCTCCTGTATAGGCTCTGGTGACAAAGCAGAATGTTCAGTTTCCTTCCCAGCATCAATCTTCAGCATCGATGGCCTGCTAGATGCATCTTGTGTGTCCTGACTTTGTAGCCCCGCCTTCTATGAGGTTTTCTGTTTTCAGCTTACGTAGTTTTATTTATTCCCTGATCGTAGATAAAAGCGATTCTGTATCTcgtgttttgattaaaaaaaaaaaagtgatatctGTGCTGTTTCGTTTGCGCTGAGAATTATGGtgagtacacacttgaaagataaatgaagaatcttagaccaattttaccccctttcatgtagtatgagagccatacctacacagtctattctatggagctgaactctcaaTCAAataaaacctttgcaagatgctgcacacaaagatgctgtacacatgcaacagatcagtatctgcaaaagctctgttcctgcaaaagatccgttcctgcaaaatgcattgatagtctacgagatctgcagatcatcatacacaccttgtttaactgacattcatctgcagatcagatccaccaggatggttcttcagatctgcagatgattgtctgttaaacaagatgtgtatgaggatctgcagaactctgcatatagactatgaatgcattttgcaggaacggatcttttgcagatgctgatcttttgaatgtgtacagcatctgtgtgtgcagcatcttgcaaaggtttgtatctgatggggagttcagctcaatagaatagactgtgtaggtatggctctcatactacatggaaggtggtaaaattggtctaagatctttcatttatctttcaagtgtgtacacaccattactctttaaagggaacctaaactgagaaggatatgaatttttccttttaaaataccagtagcctctcctgctgatcctgtgtccctaAGGCTacctacacacttgagataaaagtctttggaaaatgaaagatcacagaccaattttaccccattcaatgtagtaggagagcatttatacacagtctattctattgagctgaactctccatcaaataaaaactttgcaagatgctgcacacaaagatgctgtacacattcaacagatcagcatctgcaaaagatctgttcctgcaaaatgcattcatagtttatatcatctgcagatctcatacacaccttgtttaatggacaatcatctgcagatcagatccaccagggtggatctgcagatgattgtcagatatgcatggATGTCGCttcagtttaaaggacaacactgagaagaatatggtagctgctatatttccttttatacaataccatggctaaaagtattagaggcagaggatcagcaggactgccaggcaactagtattgcttaaaaggaaatatgtaacaaaaaaaaacagcccctcgggggtacttaccttgggagggctaATCTTATGAGACTTCCtctgtcctcttcaccctccgggatccagccgTGGCAGTCCCCGAACaccagcgaggtaaatattttaCCTACAACGAtcctgcacagacgcagtagcagctttccgattAGGTTCAGGGGGAAATATCTGAGCCCGATCGGGtgtgctctactgtgcagacggctcacgcctgtgcagtagagcggacccaaaagGGCTTaagtatttctgcctgagcccatttggaaagctgctactgtgcaggattgcagtaggtaaatattgcaggcgctactgtcGGATGTATTTTCAGGGGAGACAGCGCTGGTTGCCTGAGGCTTATGGTGGCAACTAATgaaccaatctttttcatccaatgttaccatttctatgtaatatcggGGGCACTACCTatagtatccattcaatatattcactcagtttactcttatactacatagatttggtaaaattggatgaaaatgattGGATCAAAGATTGGAAAGTATCGATCATCCACcagattggattgttagtggccacctttagtctgctGATATTatcctttatttacaaaatgcCATATTATATGCTGTACCATAAACCTGTATAGGTTGCAGATGAAGTGATATGTGTGTTTTTGCAGATGACAGCACTGAGTGTTGGCTACATCCAGACATACCGCGACTCTGTGGACAGTCTAGGAGAGTCTGTTGATATGAGCATAAAAGTAAGTGGTCCTGTCCAATAACAAGGGGTCAAAGCAAAATTAAAGTGGATGTGTCAGACTTTAATATTTATACACAAATGCCACTGCATATGTGCAATTACTACCATCAGTCATTTTCCCTGTGTGCCTGATGATCAACCTATTCTCTGCTTTAAACTGATTAGAAGTTCTAATAATTTCTCTGACTTGAAGCTGCTAGTACTTTCTTCTTATCTACAGGCCAGTAAAGGCGTCCATACAGCAGACGATGCATGGCCAGATAGGCCTattccagatcaatttcagcatgaaatcttttgggaaaCAGACTCATGACGTTGCCTCACGTTCCCCGCCTGCCTTTTCCCAGGTGCCCCATGCAATTACACGTTACCTGCTGCAGTTTGCCGCTGTTTCCGCACTCCTTCTGGCAACCAAGTGGGGCATGAATCCCGAAGTAGTGCAGAGACagcggcaggtaaagtataattgcACCAGACATCAGGGGGTGGAACACATTTTACACTATGGAGGACAGCAGCTGAGGGTTTCCGTCGCGTTCATCTGCTGTTATCACAGGCCGTTACCTCAGCACATGCGCCATATGCGTCCAAGCAtgttggcccgacatcttgctgcATGTCCGATTGATATATGTGACCAATTTTGTCCTGAAATTGGATGTATCATCAACCGGGCATGCTTTTGGAAGGatggattttcatccaattcgataattctcaaatcagatggtcgatcaccCGCCAAATATGTatgtatgggcatcttaaaaggacacttaaagtgaaccagagacaaagcaccctcatgtattttaccatatatatcagtgggaacattatacAAAacccctaccttgctttctgtttcatttttcactgttcagcctgcttcttatgagCCCTgataaatccctgactgagcattcagtctggctttgctataatgactcggctataatgattcctgagcagagccagcagagggcaggctcgggcttgaaaagacatcacaaaagacggactcggctataatgattcctgggaaaaaccagactgaatgctcagtctgggattttatcagggctgataagaagcaggctgagcagtgaagaatgaaactgagcagggtaggtgttttctctaatgttcccactgatatatgtatatgtgtgcttCGTCTCCGGTTCACTGtaagcttgaaaaaaaaaatcttttttactcacctggggctcctaccagccccctgcagccatcccatgccctcgcagtcactctcaaGTCGTCCTGTGATACAATCCATTTATATCTACCTTGATTGTAGTTTCTTGTGTTGGCTGATTACAATCGGAGGTTGGTGCGAGGGACAAACGTGGGGCTAGCGACGGCCATTTCGCGACctacaggacgcttggtcacgctgagtTCCACTGTAGAAAGGCCCTGCTCGGTCACAGTATACATACGGGAAACCCCGCCCCTCCTGTGACGTTGCAGCGCCTACCTTGATTGGAGCTCTTGTGCAGCCAGTGAATGCGCCCAAACAGTCGGCATGCAACAGTTGACGCAATATTAGCCCTACATGTCAACAGCTGTGGTTTGCTAAAATATATGCATCCACATCTGAATGTGGACGTATGACGGGGAACTTTATTATAGTAGCCCGTCTTTTCGAGTTACAGCGTACTCTGCTGATGGTTTTCCCCAGCACACGCTTGATCCTCAGATTCACTGGCTGATTTTAGCCTATACGCCTGGAGGGTCGCGTGGTAGGTGCGTCATGCGGCTACATGGACACATCTGACGTATGTTTATGCGACCTTGTGGTCACATGTTGTGATCCCTGCTGGCTACCGTCCACATGCTGACTGTTTGGGCACATTCATTAGCCACACAAGAGCTCCAATCACGATAGgcgctgtgacgtcacaggagggGCGGGGTTTCCCGTATGTATACTGTGAACGAGCAGGGCCTTTCTacagtggaacgcagcgtgaccaagcgtcctgtagGACGCTAAATGGTTGTCGCTAGGCCCACGTTtgtccctcactcccacctccgATTGTAATCAGCCTACACAAGAAACTACAATcaaggtacagtggcttgcaaaagtattcggcccccttgaaggtttccacattttgtcacattactgccacaaacatgaatcaattttattggaattccacatgaaagaccaatacaaagtggtgtacacgtgagaagtgggacgaaaatcatacatgattcgaattttttttttttttttttttttttttttttttacaaataattacaaagtggggtgtgtgtaattattcagccccctgagtcaatactttgtagaaccaccttttgctgcaattacagctgccagtcttttagggtatgtctctaccagctttgcacatctagagactgaaatccttgcccattcttctttgaaaaaccgctccagctcagtcagattagatggacagcgtttgtgaacagcaattttcagatcttgccacagattttcgattggatttagatctggattttgactgggccattctaacacatggatatgttttgttttaaaccattccattgttgccctggctttatttttagggtcgttgtcctgctggaaggtgaacctccgcctcagtcttttgcagactccaagaggttttcttccaagtttgccctgtatttggctccatccatcttcccatcaactctgaccagcttccctgtccctgctgaagaaaagcacctccagagcatgatgctgccaccaccatatttgacattggggatggtgtgttcagatttgtgcagtgttagttttccgccacacatagcgttttgcattttggccaaaacattcttccacatgtttgctgtgtcccccacatggcttgtggcaagctgcaaatgggacttcttatgcttttatgTTAAtggatttcttcttgccactcttccataaaggccaattttgtgcaatgcatgaataatagttgtcctatggacagattcccccatctgagctgtagatctccgcAGTTCGTCCAGTCACCATGGGCTTCTTGACTGCATTCCTGATCCATgggcttcttgactgcatttctgatcagcgctcttcttgttcggcctgtgagtttaggtggatggccttgtcttggtaggtttacagttgtgccatactccttccatttctgaatgatcgcttgaacagtgctccgtgggatgttcaaggctttggaaatctttttgtagcccaagcctgctttaaatttctcaactttatccttgacctgtctggtgtgttctttggacttcatggtgttgttgctcccaatattctctgaggtcgtcacagagcagttgtatttgtactgacattagattacacacaggtgcgctctatttagtcattagcacttatcaggcaatgactatgggcaactgactgcactcagaccaaagggggctgaataattacgcacaccccactttgcagttatggatttgtaaaaatgtttggaattatgtatgatttttgttccacttctcacgtgtgcatcactttgtattggtctttcatgtggaattccaataaaattgattcttgtttgtggcagtaatgtgacaaaatgtggaaaacttttgcAGGCCACTGTAGATATAAATGGATTGTATAATTCATGTTACCACAATTGTTGATGTTTACCTTGCAATAAATCGAATGGCTTGGATGGAAGATGCACGCTCTCTTTTCTCCTTGATACTAGATTGCTTTGCTTTCTTCATATGTACTGTCAGCGGAGCACACATCCACTGCAAGCAGTGGGAATGAGTGCAGCCTGTTACATGTCATTTTGCCACCAGTTATGACTTTCTCACAAACTGGACTATAAATTGTTAAAGGGGAAGTGCCACACTATTCTTTTTCTCTCAAAATACACAAGTGTTtctttttatcagggctgtggagtcggagtcgtggagtcgggcaattttgggtgcctggagtcggagtcgggaaaaaatgcaccgactccgactcttaatgaatttgtaactgtaattaaaataaaaaatatgataaaatgttctatttctcagataatagtcattaaaaataatgtatatatacagtaatagctgtgcttagtcctcaaaaatgaaataaaccaatcaaaattagttacttgtgctgcttcaataaagcagtcaccgtatttttaagggcagatatacatatctgattgtgactgtactgtatatatgatgtgtacacaggaatctcttatatatactaaataacatctatgctgtaagaataaagcctgatgtgtagctgtgtcactaatagagatggtcaacgagatggaaataattccgcattgatgctgatttatgcaaatgtacgcactccctttgctgatgaaatcaaataatttgatatgttgttaaaatttggtttggtgactacaaattaaagggtaactgagacggatgaaaagtagttttatacatacctggggcttcctccagcccccttcaggctaatcagtccctcgctgtcctccaccacccggatcttctgctatgagtcctggtaattcagccagtcaggccgcatgccactcccacagccaggaacattctgcgcctgcgcaatagtgctgcacaggtgtagtatgctcctggcggcggagtgtgtgcatgcgcactacgcctgactggctcaagtacctggactcatagcagaagatccaggtggtggaggaggacaacgagcgactgattatcctgaaggcggctggaggaagccccaggtatgtataaaactttaatttcatctgtctcaggtttactttgttacacagtagtactatactctacatatgcactccccacagagctgcagggaatccactgagaatgctgtgcacattgaacacagaggtgttgtctgtttacaatctcctcattcccctgcagagtacctgcacatcattcttacatgtacccacacttacattgcctagggcctgatagatgttctttgttccggtttgtacctttttacaagtactcttaccaaggactagttttagtctaaagggaataaatatagtagtctacatatccttctcacttcagttgtcttgtaaaattcctaagcgttggcagttaagagacgaatttcatgttacatacttttaatcaacaaaattgtaatatgcaaattagaggagtcggagtcggtggaatcctaaactgaggagtctgagtcggtggatttttggaccgactccacagccctgctttttataCTGTGAAAATTGATGTGACCTTTCATACACTTAAAGCACAGCAGCAGGGGGGTGAGGGGTCCCTAGATGGTGCATTCTGCTTTACACCTATTTTAGAAATGAAAAGATCTAAATGTCTTATCTGTGGAGTGGCTTCAGTAGAAACCAGACAAAGAGCACAGGCTGCGTCCCTAGTACCAGCGTTCCTCTGCTTAGTTTAGTTTCAGGACCTCCTGACTTGCGTATTAGTTCCTGTTATAGTATTACAAAGTCTCACAATTTTCTGTTTTAGGCCTTCTGGTAAACATCTTTTTTTATATAGTCAGGAAATACAAGGCTTGTGcacatgactgactgcagcaaggcCCAGTTTTAGGTTTTtgtaaatacaggtagtccctggttaacaaacaagataaataacatttatattgcgcttttcttctggcAGACCCAAAACGCTTGAGCTGCGTCCCCTAGGGCgtactcagtagcagtgttactgAACAGGGGTTGGGCTAtataagatagggactgtaggttaagTCGGAACAGTGTCATCTCTGTCCCTTCTGCTTCTAGTGTCCCCATCTGTGCCTGCTATGTCCCCCCCCCTTAACCCGTTCCTCCAGCACTGTATACGCAGCAGGAAGCAGCAGCCTGTCTCACCTGCTCTGTGGGTGTCTTCAGTGATCAGAGACATCCTCTCTTCCCTCACTGGTCCCCCTAGTGCCAGCTTATCCTGATCGAGTCATTACACAACATAAGAGGAACAGTGAGGGAGAGAAGACATTGTTGATCACTGCTGGCACCCACGCAGCAGGTGAGACTGGCTGCTGCTTCCTGCTGCGCATACTGTGGTAAATGAATGGGGCGGGGGAGCACAGGAGAGGTAGTCTCTGACTGCGTGACATCATTGCGATGGATTGGCAGGTCATTCGTACGCTGGGTGTTCCTGagtcgaggactacctgtaatggaaaagatggagtagtttttttttacttttattttcctgGAAATTACAGGTTTTGTAACTCGCATAATATTGCCATTAGGAGAGGTAATTACCCATCAGTAATATACTTCTGTTTCCTCGGCAGGCGATGTACACGCTGATGGCACGCTGTGAGGAGCTGGACCGATCCATGCAGCCCATCCATGCTCTGGCCAAACAGATCAGAGAGATTAAACGCACACTGGAGATGTTTGAGACGCTATGTAAATGACTTAATGATGACTGTAGATTTCTGCTTGTAAATAAACTCATCTAATCTGCTAAACGGTAGTCTCTGTGCTAAGAATGTAAAGTGTAATGGTTATTTGGTGTACACTGGGGATGGATTGACTGAAGGAAGTCTGAGCACCTCCCAGTCCACAACAGAACTGAGgcagcaaacctggactggagAAATTTAAAAATTGCCTATTTAGTGGCGTTTTCTTCCCTTTAACTGTGTATCAGAAAATTGAGGGGTGCTGTGACATTGGTgaattaggctaggttcacactacaacaatgaaacatttgtaaaTCTTTTCTCTTGTAGGACCCaaagtgcttaaccacttgccgtccgcacactcataccgtgcggcggcaaagtggtagctggaggaccagcgacgcacatatgtgtcaccaggtgcctccctaattaatcaggaaaggccgctcgcgcaagcggccgtttcctgttagatcacggagcgggtctccgtgaatagcctgcgagccactgatcgcggctcgcagactaaatgtaaacgcaggagacgatTGCTACAgcggcgccgtaaggcagatcggcgatccctggccaatcagcggccgggcatCGCCGCCATttgacaggacggatagcgtcctgtgcagccccgatcaccaggggggacgggGGGAATTtgcccccccccacaacacccaggcaggcaggagagatcagaccccccccccccccccctgcacatcatccccatagggggaaagaaaagggggtgatctgatcgctctgcctgcaccctgatctgtgctgggggctgcagagcccacccagcacagatcataaaaaaaaaacacgctggtccttaaggggggtaaaggctgggtcctcaagtgattaagcttgtctcagatcagtacattcaggggaaaagttatgtgatcataaatgccagactaaacaggtggcttttcagttttgatttacatGTCCTCagagttggagctgtcttgattaagtttggtaaggcattccacagggtagaggggcagcatggcagaaagctctggctccaaaggtttttagttggactctgggggtggtcaactTGTTGGATCcggttgatctgaggttgtgggtggtGTAACGCAGTTGCAAAAAATCCTTCAGATATCCGGAGCCAtgtcgtgtagggatttgaatgttagcatgccaattttgaaaagggttctccattttatgggtagccagtgtagtgaccAAATGATTggagttatgtggcaatggtggggttggcttgttaacaggccTGTGGCAGCAttgtgtactagctgcaggctacataggtctttatttggaaggcctgcatagagggcattgtaatagtccagccgt
Encoded here:
- the BORCS6 gene encoding BLOC-1-related complex subunit 6; protein product: MSSRPGAEGEAGHRHQALQRSRPDIPPIDVEVLKDLEILAQDVALKVDQMMKSLSGTIQNMTALSVGYIQTYRDSVDSLGESVDMSIKAMYTLMARCEELDRSMQPIHALAKQIREIKRTLEMFETLCK